A single region of the Pararhodospirillum photometricum DSM 122 genome encodes:
- the ileS gene encoding isoleucine--tRNA ligase, translating to MTADYKSTVFLPTTAFPMKAGLADKEPEILARWERLDLYARLRDAARGRDKFVLHDGPPYANGHLHNGHALNKILKDVITRSQQMMGKDSNYVPGWDCHGLPIEWKIEERYRAKGQNKDDVDVVAFRRECRAFAEEWIAIQREEFKRLGIVGDWKTPYTTMAYAAEARIVRELGKFLMNGGLYKGAKPVLWSVVEKTALADAEVEYQDHTSTTIWVRFPVVTPAQPALAGASVVIWTTTPWTMPGNRAVAYGAGLSYAVVKVTAVAEGALARVGETLVVGEDLLADVLAHAKISGHEVSATLPGTALAGTVCAHPWRGRGYDYDVPLLAGDFVTADQGTGFVHIAPGHGEDDYFLGRAHGIQPPDTVDGDGLYMAHVPLFAGQHVFKVAPAVLAAMTEAGALLAHGSLTHSYPHSWRSKAPLIFRNTPQWFISMETNDLRAKALQAIEDTRWVPPRGRNRIGAMIESRPDWCVSRQRAWGVPIALFVNKKTGEPLRDPAVIERIAQAFEAEGADAWYTEDPRRFLGPDYDPADFEPVRDIVEVWFDSGCTHAFVLEAREDLKWPADLYLEGSDQHRGWFHTSLLESCGTRGRAPYDAVLTHGFLLDEKGDKFSKSKGNAESPQKVVSTLGADILRLWVVSSDYTNDIRFGPEILKQTTETYRRLRNTLRFLLGALEGFDESERVTDVASMPELERWVLHHLAGLDEQVRACCQSFSFHELFQALNTFCTLDLSAFYLDVRKDVLYCDGPTSPTRRACRTVIDLVFNRLVTWLAPFICFTAEEAWLTRFPSETDSVHLQLFPETPAGWRDEALATRWAQVRGLRRVVTGALERARADKVLGASVQAHPVVYASAERLAACAGLDMAELCITSGLSLVDSAQTPAPEGAHTLEDVTDVAVVVQVAEGDKCQRCWKILPDVGTHAHPGTCGRCDSVLTQASA from the coding sequence ATGACCGCTGATTACAAGTCCACCGTCTTCCTTCCCACCACCGCGTTTCCCATGAAAGCCGGCCTGGCCGACAAAGAGCCGGAGATTCTCGCGCGCTGGGAACGGCTGGACCTGTATGCCCGCCTGCGCGATGCCGCGCGCGGGCGCGACAAGTTTGTCCTGCACGACGGCCCGCCCTACGCCAACGGCCACCTGCACAACGGCCACGCCCTCAACAAAATCTTGAAGGACGTGATTACCCGCTCGCAGCAGATGATGGGCAAGGACAGCAATTATGTCCCGGGCTGGGACTGCCACGGCCTGCCCATCGAGTGGAAGATCGAGGAACGCTACCGCGCCAAGGGCCAAAACAAGGACGACGTGGACGTCGTGGCCTTCCGCCGCGAGTGCCGCGCCTTCGCCGAGGAATGGATTGCCATTCAGCGCGAGGAGTTCAAGCGCCTGGGCATCGTCGGCGACTGGAAGACCCCCTACACCACCATGGCCTATGCCGCCGAGGCGCGCATCGTGCGCGAACTGGGCAAGTTCTTGATGAACGGCGGGCTCTACAAGGGCGCCAAGCCGGTGTTGTGGTCGGTGGTGGAAAAGACCGCCCTGGCCGATGCCGAAGTGGAATACCAAGACCACACCTCGACCACCATCTGGGTACGCTTTCCCGTGGTCACCCCCGCCCAGCCGGCGCTGGCCGGGGCCTCGGTGGTGATCTGGACGACCACGCCGTGGACCATGCCGGGCAACCGGGCGGTCGCCTATGGCGCGGGCCTCTCCTATGCCGTGGTCAAGGTGACGGCGGTTGCCGAAGGCGCGCTGGCCCGGGTTGGCGAAACCCTGGTGGTCGGCGAAGACCTCCTGGCCGATGTTCTGGCCCACGCCAAGATCAGCGGCCACGAGGTGAGTGCCACCCTGCCGGGCACCGCGCTCGCCGGCACGGTGTGCGCCCACCCCTGGCGCGGCCGGGGCTATGACTATGACGTGCCGCTGCTGGCCGGCGACTTCGTGACCGCCGATCAGGGAACAGGCTTTGTCCACATCGCCCCGGGCCACGGCGAGGACGACTATTTCCTGGGGCGCGCCCATGGAATCCAGCCGCCCGACACGGTGGACGGCGACGGCCTGTATATGGCGCATGTGCCGCTGTTTGCCGGTCAGCACGTGTTCAAGGTGGCGCCGGCGGTGCTGGCGGCGATGACCGAGGCCGGGGCCTTGCTGGCGCATGGCAGCCTGACCCACAGCTACCCCCATTCCTGGCGCTCCAAGGCGCCCTTGATCTTCCGCAACACGCCGCAGTGGTTCATCTCGATGGAGACGAACGACCTGCGGGCCAAGGCGCTTCAGGCGATCGAGGACACCCGCTGGGTGCCGCCGCGCGGCCGCAACCGCATTGGCGCGATGATCGAGAGCCGGCCGGACTGGTGCGTGTCGCGCCAGCGGGCCTGGGGGGTGCCGATTGCCTTGTTTGTCAACAAGAAGACCGGCGAGCCCCTGCGCGATCCGGCGGTGATCGAACGCATTGCCCAGGCCTTCGAGGCCGAGGGCGCCGATGCGTGGTACACTGAGGATCCGCGTCGCTTCCTGGGCCCCGACTACGACCCGGCCGACTTCGAGCCGGTGCGCGACATTGTCGAGGTGTGGTTTGACAGCGGCTGCACCCATGCCTTCGTGCTGGAAGCCCGCGAGGACCTGAAGTGGCCGGCTGATCTGTACCTGGAGGGCTCGGACCAGCATCGCGGCTGGTTCCACACCTCCTTGCTGGAAAGCTGCGGCACCCGTGGGCGCGCCCCCTATGACGCGGTGCTGACCCATGGCTTCTTGCTCGACGAGAAGGGCGACAAGTTCTCCAAGTCGAAGGGCAATGCCGAAAGCCCACAAAAGGTGGTCTCGACCCTGGGCGCCGACATTTTGCGCCTGTGGGTGGTGTCGTCGGACTATACCAATGACATCCGCTTTGGCCCCGAAATCCTGAAGCAAACCACCGAGACCTACCGCCGCCTGCGCAACACCTTGCGCTTCTTGCTCGGCGCCTTGGAGGGCTTCGACGAGAGCGAGCGGGTCACCGACGTGGCGTCGATGCCGGAGTTGGAGCGCTGGGTGCTGCACCATCTGGCGGGACTCGACGAGCAGGTGCGCGCCTGCTGCCAGTCCTTCAGCTTCCATGAGTTGTTCCAGGCGCTCAACACCTTCTGCACCTTGGACCTCTCGGCGTTTTACCTCGATGTCCGCAAGGACGTGCTCTACTGCGACGGTCCCACCTCGCCGACGCGCCGGGCCTGCCGCACGGTCATTGATCTGGTGTTCAACCGTCTGGTGACGTGGCTCGCGCCGTTTATCTGCTTCACGGCGGAAGAGGCGTGGCTGACCCGCTTCCCCAGCGAGACCGACTCGGTGCATCTCCAGCTCTTCCCCGAGACGCCGGCCGGCTGGCGCGACGAGGCCCTGGCGACGCGCTGGGCTCAGGTGCGCGGGCTGCGCCGGGTGGTGACCGGCGCCTTAGAGCGGGCCCGTGCCGACAAGGTGCTGGGCGCCAGCGTTCAGGCCCACCCGGTGGTGTATGCCTCGGCCGAACGGCTGGCCGCGTGCGCCGGCCTCGACATGGCCGAGTTGTGCATCACCTCGGGCCTCTCCCTGGTAGACAGCGCCCAAACCCCGGCCCCCGAAGGCGCCCACACCCTGGAGGACGTCACCGACGTGGCGGTGGTCGTGCAGGTGGCCGAGGGCGACAAGTGCCAGCGCTGCTGGAAGATCCTGCCCGATGTTGGCACCCACGCCCATCCTGGGACCTGTGGGCGCTGCGACAGTGTCCTGACCCAGGCCTCGGCATGA
- a CDS encoding ribbon-helix-helix domain-containing protein has protein sequence MDNVVPDPMVRKRSVTIAGHRTSVSLEEPFWDALKDLARRRGISVNDLVTDIDARRTGNLSSAIRIHVLAAYRSDGEGASPDLRAEL, from the coding sequence ATGGATAACGTCGTCCCGGACCCGATGGTACGCAAACGATCCGTCACCATTGCGGGACATCGCACCAGTGTTTCCCTGGAGGAACCCTTCTGGGATGCCCTGAAAGATCTCGCGCGCCGGCGCGGGATCTCGGTCAACGATCTGGTCACCGATATTGACGCCCGACGCACGGGAAACCTGTCGAGCGCCATTCGCATTCACGTTCTGGCCGCCTATCGCAGCGACGGCGAGGGGGCCAGTCCGGACCTTCGCGCGGAACTCTAG